The Tolypothrix sp. PCC 7712 region TCAGCTGTAATAAGCTAATAAGTTGCTGTAAGTTGCTTCAATCTTTTGCAGTTCTTTTATTACTGCTTCCTGCAAATTCTTTAACCGCTTTAATTCACTTTCACGATTTATTTCCTGTGAGGCTTTTTGCTTCAGCAAATTATCTAATTCTGCTTTACGAGATGTGATATCTTCATTAATCCGCTTAGTAACCTCTCTTTCGTAAGAGTCAAAACATTCTTTTACTGCATCATATACAGTTTTAGATTGTTCGTTGGCTACTTGTGGAAGATGTTTCACTAATTCTTTTTTGGCAGTTTTGACTAATTCTTTACGTGCTTGATCTGCTTGTAAAACGCCTATTCCTAAGCCTAGTAATGCAAATCCAATAGGGCCGAGAAAAATCCCTGTAACTGCCGAAATTATGCCGCCAATGCCAATTACAGTGAAGTAATTCAATAAAATATTTTTCCAATCAAACCCTGCACCAGCTAAAGCTACACCCGCAAAATTTCCTTGTGATAAGGATAATAATCCTATCGCCCATTTTGCCCAACCCGGAGATGTATCATCTTCTGGCGTACCTGTGGAATGAACTTTTACTTGTTGTCCAGTTAATTTTTCGGTAATTTTATCTGTGACTTGGCTATAGGATGCGCCATACTGTGCAGCACTACGAGAAAGTTCTCTAAATGCTGCATTAATATCTTTTTCCGCTGTTAAAGTCCAAGCAGAGAATTTATCAGTAATATATTGTTCAAAGGCTTTTTGCAGCGCCGCATTAAATGCTTCCCGTTTACCGCTACTGAGTAAGTCAAGCAAATTTAATTCTGGTTGATAGCGCAAGAAATCGGTTTCAAAGGTATTACCTAGATTTAAAACGTAGCTGCGAAAAGATTCTGAAATTGTTCTTGCTTGTGTATCTCTAGTATTGATAATTTCTTTTTGGAATTGATCGCCAATATTGGTTAGCTTCTTAAACTCTGGTTCTACAGAGTTAATTCTCTCCTTCAATTCATCAACATCTTTATCTAGCAAAGGTAAGCGTCTTTCGATAGCTTCGCGGGTGTGATTACAAGTTTGTCTCGCCAAAGTTCTGACTTGTCGTAATTCTGCGATCGCACGTTCTCTAGTGAGGAAAGTATTCAATGCTCCCATAAACTCTGGAAAGCCAGTTCCTTGTAAATCCGCTTGGGGATTCTTCAATCTTTTTCTCAGTGCTTGAATTGAGGAAAGCTCAAAAACTCGCTCATTATAAATATTCTGTCCATCTACATGACAATATTCTGCCAAATTCGCTTTAAATACTTGTCGTAATCTATTCTCGGCGGCGTTTAACTCTTCTGTATCATCAGGATCTATCAATGATTCCCGCACTTGATCCCAGGCGTTGACTAAGAAGAATACTGTTAAGCCTCGACCTTTAATATAATTTTCTAAGTACCGCCGTTCGCCTAAAGTACAAGGTTGTGATGCTCTCATCACAAATAAGATAGCATGACAATTATTGACATAACCTAAAGATAATTCGTTACGTGCTTCCGTATCATTTAATCCTGGACTATCAACAATTTCAATCCCCTTTTCTAATAGTGTTAAGGGATACTCAACTACAGCATGATCAACATCAGGAAATGCTTGTTTCTTCTCTTGTTCTAGTTTCTTGGCTTCAGCCGGGTCAATAGTATATTTATATTTAAAGCTTTGAAAATCTAATTCTTGGGGACTTTTCCCGTCATTAAAATGAATTGTAACCTTTTTCTCTGGGCCGTAGCGCAATACAGTTAAGACTGCTGTACAGGGATTAACATCACTGGGTAATAAATTTTCCCCAATTAAGGCATTGAGAAACGTACTTTTACCCCGTTTCATATCGCCTAAAACTAACAGACGAAATACACCTTGCTTGAGATTTTTGCTAGCTGCTGCAATATCTTCAATATCGCGTTCTAGGCTGAGTTTCCCTGAAGAAGATTCCCCAACTAATTCAGCTTGATTAATTGTATCTGCAAGTTTACTTAGACAATCAGCCATTTGCGATCGCACTTGTGCAACCCGTTCTAAATCATTGATAAATTGATCAGTTGCAACTTGATTACTCATCAGATTCATACCCTAATTAAGGTTGATTTTTAGAAGATTCCAGAAACAGCTTGTAAGCTAGCCATACCAGCGCCGCTGCTCGGAAGTCAAAAGGAGCCAGTGCGTTGCGGGGGTTCCCCCCGTTGTAGCAACTGGCGTTCAAAAGTCAAAAGAAAAGACTTATATCTTTTGCACCATTGGGAATGGTATGTTTATTTACGCCGTAGTGTACTAGTGCAGCACCCAGCATGATATTTTTCAACAACGGCTGAGATAGCTTTTCCGGCTGATGCTTAACAGTTTTATAAACAGGTGGATTAATTTCTGCTTCCATTTCCCGGAGTTTTAATTCTACTTCTCGTTGTCGAATTTCACGTTCGCGCTGTTCCAGTTCTTGATTGCGTTCTGCGCTTCTCTGCTGCGCTTCGCTATCGCTTTCCATTACTGTCCACTCCGTTTAGGACAATGACATGATTTAAGTAATCATGACATATAAATGTATTTTATTTTACTAAAATTTATAAAGCCTCAGTATAATCGCTACTTTACTGGGGATTGGGGATTAGGGACTGGGGACTAGGGATTGGGGACTGGGAAAATTGTCAATTAGAATTGCAAGCTAAAATTAGATATGGAAGGCTTAAAAAAACTATAAATACTGCCGCCAGTATACGCCAAAATTTTTATAGAAAATAATTTAGGTACGGTCAAATATGGATGTCAAACATGGCTTCGTAGGCACAGTTGGTAACACACCTCTGATTCGCCTCAACAGCTTTAGTGAAGAAACAGGGTGCGAAATTTTAGCTAAAGCCGAATTTCTCAATCCTGGTGGTTCCGTTAAAGACCGAGCTGCACTGTATATTATTGAAGACGCAGAAAAGAAAGGTTTACTCAAGCCTGGTGGTACAGTAGTTGAAGGTACGGCTGGTAATACTGGCATTGGCTTGGCGCATATTTGCAATGCCAAAGGTTACAAATGCCTCATTATTATTCCTGATACCCAATCCCAAGAAAAGATAGACGCACTTACAACACTAGGTGCAGAAGTTCGTCCGGTTCCTGCTGTTCCCTACAAAGACCCCAACAACTACGTTAAGCTTTCAGGCAGAATTGCGGCGGAGTTAGACAACGCGATTTGGGCAAACCAATTTGATAATTTAGCCAACCGCAATTCCCATTATGAAACCACAGGCCCAGAAATTTGGGCACAAACAGATGGTAAAGTTGACGGCTGGGTAGCTGCTACTGGTACTGGTGGGACATTTGCTGGTGTCGCACTTTACCTAAAAGAAAAGAATCCAGCTGTTAAATGCGTTGTTGCTGACCCCCTTGGTAGCGGACTTTACAGCTATATTAAAACAGGTGAAATCAAGATGGAAGGTAATTCCATCACCGAAGGTATTGGTAACAGTCGCATCACCGCCAATATGGAAGGCGCACCCGCCGATGATGCAATCCAGATAGATGACCCAGAAGCTTTGCGAGTAGTTTACCAACTGCTGAGAAAAGATGGTTTGTTAATGGGTGGTTCCACAGGGATTAATGTAGCTGCGGCTGTTGCATTAGCCAAGCAGTTAGGCCCAGGACACACCATCGTCACCATTCTCTGTGACAGCGGTTCTCGCTATCAGTCCCGCATATTCAACCGCGAATGGCTTGCCTCTAAAGGACTTTCCGTAGATTAGTTAAAAATTGTAGAGACGCGATTCATCGCGTCTGTTGGAGAGATGCGATTCATTGCGTCTGTACAAGAGTCAAAAATAATTAATTTCCCCATCCCCAATCCCCATCCCCAATCCCCATTACCCCTTATCCCCAGAGGGGGCCCCGAGTTCCCCAGTCCCCAGTCCCCAATCCCCATGTCAAACACTACTCAGCCACAGTTCCCCACAATAAATCCTGCTGCTGTGCCAAAATGCGTGCGGGTGTGTCAAAACCGCACTTGTAAAAAACAAGGCGCAGCAGATGTGTTAGCGGCTTTTACTGCTTTACCCGTTCCCGGTGTCATCGTTACATCTAGCAGCTGTTTGGGACAATGTGGTAGCGGGCCGATGGTACTGGTATTACCTGAGATGATCTGGTATAGCCGAGTTCAACCAAGCGAAGTACCTCTATTGGTAGAACAACACTTAATAGGTGATCAAAGAGTCAAGCAGATGCTTTATTATCGGTTTCATCCCCAAGGATAAACCTGTTTTAAAAATATCAAGTCTGCACTCTTTGTTGACTGAAGTGAGGAAGCCAATGAACATTCAACAGCTACGTCAATCATTGAAAATGAAGTGGCTGAGTTATTATCAACAAAACCGGCCCTGGTTAGTAAAAATGCGGATTTGGGCTACTTATGATGGTCTGCGCCGACCTTCATCTGGTTTTATGTTGGCTACTCTGTCTGTTTTAGAACCTGAGTTTGATCAAATACTTGGTTTTATTATGGAACTCAATAATAACCCTGATCAAATAATTAGGGCATTGGGTTTGAACTTCAATCCTGACGAAGAGTTAGATTTAATTAATCAAGATGATTATATTGTTTCTGACCAATTTTCTGCCGAGCCTTTAGAAGCAATTCAGGATAAATTAGAGCCTGTATTATTAGTTACCGATAATTTAGCAGTCACTTCCCAATCTCCTACAAGAATATTAAATTCCGAACCGTTCCTGAGCGATCGCACCCCCACAAAAATTGCTGTACCATCTTTTACGGTAACTAATAGCGTAGTTCGCCAACCGGAATCATCATTTGCAGTGGCTACGGCGGTGAGTCGAGAGTCTGCTGCTACAACGCTGCTGGCGGAAAAACCCACAGATGAGATTTTACCAGCACAGCAAATAGAGCCGCTAGCCCAGCCTACTGAAGTATCTGTCAATGAAAAAACACTGCAATCTCTTGGTCTCAATATTCAGCGTCCTAGCAATGGTAAATCCCTGAAGGTGCAATTACCACCCATACCCAAGAAAGTCAAACTTTCACATATTAGTAATGCTACTACTGTATCTTCTTGGGTGGATGAATTCTGTCAAGGTGCTGATTGGAACCCAGAGGAAGCTATTTTCATCCACTTTTGAGGGAGTGGCTTTCACTTCTAATTTGCAGAAATATGGGCAAGAATGGGCTCGGTGGCAATACTACTCGGTTAAGGGTTTTGAACTCAAAATTGGTTTTGGGGAAAAGGTTAAAGGTTTTTTCTTTCCCTTGAACCATTCCCCTTTTTCACTTTCACCGACAAGTATTGGGCTTGGTTGCTGATGAATTTACCAATATTGTGGATCGGGATTCAAAGGCAAACTTATTTCATTGTTAGCAGGCTGTTTGGGGATTAAGTATTTGCCAAACTGAGCATAGAGCGCAGGAATCACGAGCAAAGTTAATGCTGTAGAGGTAAATAAACCGCCCAACACGACAATTGCCAATGGTTGCAAAATTTCATTTCCGGCTCCTCTAGAGAGTACCAAGGGTAATGTTCCTAATGCTGAAGTCAGCGCCGTCATCAGGATGGCATCAATTCGTTCCAATGAACCTTTGATAATGACATCTTTAGGGTGCATTCCTTGAGCAAACTTGCTGTTGTAATTGTCAACTAGTAACAAACCATTACGGACAGCGACACCAAACAAGGTAATGAAGCCAACCAAGGAAGCAACTGAAATTACGCCACCTGTCAGCACAATAGAAACAATCCCACCCACTAGTGCTAGTGGCAGATTGAGCATGATAGCGATGGTAGCGGGAAGCGATTTTACCGAGAAGAACATCAAAACTGCGATCGCAATCGCCGCCAAAAGGCTAAATACTAGTAGGTTGTTAGTTGCTCGTTGTTCCGATTCAAACTGTCCGCCGTACTGGATAAAGTAGCCATTAGGTAATTTGATTTTCTGTTGAATTTGGGATTGAATATCGCCAACGACACTGCCCAAATCGCGCTCGGCAACGTTCGCCGAAACCACAATCAGCCGGGATACATCTTCCCGATTCACTACATTGGCTCCCATACCATACTCTACTTTCGCAACCTCGCCTAACTGGATAGTTTTTCCTGTCGGCGTAGTGATGGGAATAGCGCGAATGGCATCTAAACTATTACGAGCTTTTTCGGTTACAGAAATAGAAATATCAATGAGTTGCTGATTTTCTGCTACTTGCGACACCACAAGACCATTTAAAGCAGTTTCCACAACTTCTGACAACTGCTCCATATTCAATCCATAGGTAGCTGCTGCCGCCCGATCATAATGAATTTGTACCTGACGAATTGGTAGTTGGGGTTCTAGTTGCAAGTCTACAATTCCTGCAATCGGCTGTATCACATCTCGTACTTGTTCGCCAATTTTCCGTAGTTCAATTAAATCTGGGCCAAAGATTTTCACTGCGATCGCACTTCTGACTCCAGATAGCACTTCATCCATGCGGTGAGAAATAAATCCACCAATGTTAGATGCCACACCAGGCAGTTTATTAAACTCCTGCCGCAATTGTTTGATGCTGGCTTCCCGATTTTGCAACGCGCGATCGCTCAGTTCTACATCCACATGAGCCATGCTCACTCCCGCCCCGTCTGCATCTCCTGGCGCACGTCCGGCGCGGACTTGTACCCACTCATACAAAGGATTATCCTTGAGCGCATTGGAGAATGCCATCCCTGCTCGATTAGTCATTTCTAGGGAAACACCAGGAAACAAAACCATTGAATTAACCATTGATTTTTCCTGAAATTCGGGAAGAAACACCCGTCCCAAGGAAGGAATAATTGCAAAAGCAGCAACTAAAGCTGCAAGTGCTACACCTAGAATGATTTGCGGTAATCGCAGCGACAGATTGAGTAGTGGACGATACAATCGCTCTGCCCAGCGCGAAGCGAATGTGTTCTCTTGAGGCAAGGTGCGATTTGCTAGAAGAATGGCACAGAGGGCAGGAGTTAAGGTCATTGCCACTATTAAAGAAGCTGCAATTGAGAGCAAATAAGCCAGCCCCATTGGTGCAAAAATCCGTCCTTCAACTCCGGTCAAGCTAAAAATTGGTGCAAAGACAACGATGATGATTACCGTTGAGAAAATTACTGCCAACCGCACTTCTACAAAGGCATCAAAAATTACTTTCAACGGGTGCTTGGGCTGACTCTGAAGTTGATTGGTTCGCAGTCCACGATAGCAATTCTCCATATACACAATTGAATCATCGACAAACGCACCCAGCGCTACCACCAATCCACCCAGAGTCATAGTGTTGATACCTAAGCCAAAAGCTTTTAGTAACATCACACCAATTAACAAAGATAAAGGAATCGCCGTTAGGGTAATCATCGCTGTTCGCCAGTTCATCAAAAACAGCAGCATGACTATTGACACAATGATGATGCCTTCGATTAAAGAGCCACCAACATTGTGGATGGCAATATCAATAAAATTAGCTTGGCGGAAGGTTTGTTTCACCTGCACATCGGCGGGAAACGTGGGTTGCAAAGATTTCACTACCGCTTCTACTGCTTTGGTGACGGTGGGAGTATCAACATCTGGCTGCTTGTTGATCATCATCACCACAGCAGGTTGTCCATTAAAGCTTGCATCCCCCCGCTTTGGTACCGCACCCGTTTGTACCTGCGCTACATCTTTGAGCAAAATCGGTTTACCATCTTGCACCTTTACCACAGATTGTTGCAAATCTGTAACTGATTTCACCTGCCCAATGCCGCGCACCAACATTTCTTGACCACCACCAATTAAAAAGCCACCAGGAGCATTAGAATTTGCGCCCTTGGCAGCATTGGTAACTTCGGTCAGGGATACATTGAGCGATCGCAATTTTTCTGGATCGACTAACACCTGTTCCTGTCGTTCATCCCCACCGTAAACGGTAACTTGGGTGACTCCTGGCACAGATAAAATTTGGTTGCTAAGGGTGCTATCCACCAGACGGCGCAAATCCATCAGCGAGGTTTTCCCCTGCCCATTTACAGTAAAGGCATATTGTAAAATTGTGCCTAATGGTGATGCTAACGGTGAAATTTCCGGCGGATGCACCCCCTCCGGTAACTGATTGGTCACCTGTTGGAGTCGTTCTGTTACTGATTGCCGCGCTTTATAAATATCGGCATCCTGGTCAAATACCACCTGCACCATCGACAGCCCGACTTTGGAGGAAGAACGCACCGTAGTTACCCCAGGTAAACCATTCACCGCACTTTCAATCGGTACAGTAATTTGTGATTCTACTTCCTCTGGAGCTAGTCCAGTCGCTTCGGTTTGAATATCCACCTGGGGGGGTGCAAATTCAGGAAACACGTCCAGTGGCATCTGAGTGATAGTAAATACTCCCCACAGCGTTACTAAAATTGCAGAGATAACTATGAACCAACGCTGGACAATTGAGGTTTTGAGAATCTGATTGAGAATTGAGTTCAACATTTCAATTAAATGTCTCCCTTCTTATCAGAAAAGTCACTTTTCTTTTTGCGATTGCTAACTATAACAGCGATCGCGCCTGCTACTAAGACTGCTCCACCACCGACGGAGGCTAAAACACCCTTTGATACTCCACTGGCTTGTGGGGTGTCATGGCTGTGAGCCGTACCTTCAGTGTGTGCTTTAGCATGTTCCGCGTCGGTTTGGGGAGTGGCGATCGCGGCTGGACTAGGGGTTGTATCGGCAGTTTGGGTTTTGCGAGATTCGGCATAGAGTGACAAACTACCCTGAGTAACAAGCTTTTCCCCAACTGATAATCCTTTGGTGACTTCAATCAGTTCACCCTTAGTTGTGCCAGTTGTAATTTCCACTGGCTCATAAAAATTTTCATATTGCACAAAGACTATCTGTTTCCCGTTGGCATCAACCAGCGCTGTCACCGGAATCATGACAGCAGATCCAGATTTGGCAGAGGAGGCGATTGGCGTGACCACAATACCTAACAGTTGATCTGTTTGAGCATTGACTTTCACGCGATTAATACCACCTGTTGCCTGAAATTCATCACCATGTCCAGCGTGAGCAAACACAACTGTAGGCGCACAGATGGTTAGACTCGCTGCCAGAATAGAACTTATTAGCCCAAGGGATTTCATGCTCGCTCCTCACAATGATATTTGGTTACACAAAAGTTCTTCCTAGTCTGCCAAAGGGCAGATGAAATCCAGGTGAAATTGAATATATTTCGGATAATATCAAGCTCATGGTTGATTTCCCTGGAGGGATGGGGCTTTTACTGGTCAAACCAGTCCTGATTAGTAAGCTTTATATCTTGGATTGGGTGCTAGAGAGCGCTCAGGCATTCCCAGATGGGTAATCATTATATGCCCCCCTATGGGTTATGCTTGAAAGTAGTTTATAACAACCTTTTAAAACTTATCCCTCTGACAAACAGGGATAAATTAGCTTTAATAAACACCAACAGATGATGATTACGAGGTTTCATTTCTTTGCCAGTTTGAGAAACCCTGTTTTTGCAAGGCTTTACGCAGCTCAAACCATTAATTTGTTAGGGGATGCGCTGACTTGGGTAGGTTTGGCGCTGCTGGCTTTTGAGTTAGCTGGAGATAGTAGCGCAGTTGTACTTGCCTTGGCGTTGACGTTGCGAATTACTGCATTTGTTTTACTATCTCCCTTGGCAGGGGCTTTGGCTGACCGTGTTGACCGCAAATCAATACTCGTGGGAACGCATTGTGTACGCATGGTAATTGTTAGCCTATTGCCTTTTGTCACACAAGTTTGGCAAGTGTATGCCCTGATATTTACGCTTAATGTCTTCAATGCCTTCTTTACGCCAACTTACCAAGCCACAATTCCACTAGTAACTGGTAAGAATGATTATGCAGCTGCGATCGCTCTTTCTAGTGCTACTTATCAATTACTGGGTGTACTTGGCCCTGGTATAGCTGGCAGTGCTGCTGCTTTCATCGGTGCCAGACAAGTTTTCTTTGTGGATGCTGTAACTTTTCTTGTGGCGGCAGTATTGATTTTTACCCTACCTGGTCATTTAAGAGTAGCACCAAATCAACAATCATCAACAACAAGTGGTAGAACCTGGCAAGACATTAAAGACGGTACAAGCCGCCTTTTTAGTGATGCACCTATTCGATACGCACTTTTCA contains the following coding sequences:
- a CDS encoding DUF5331 domain-containing protein codes for the protein MNIQQLRQSLKMKWLSYYQQNRPWLVKMRIWATYDGLRRPSSGFMLATLSVLEPEFDQILGFIMELNNNPDQIIRALGLNFNPDEELDLINQDDYIVSDQFSAEPLEAIQDKLEPVLLVTDNLAVTSQSPTRILNSEPFLSDRTPTKIAVPSFTVTNSVVRQPESSFAVATAVSRESAATTLLAEKPTDEILPAQQIEPLAQPTEVSVNEKTLQSLGLNIQRPSNGKSLKVQLPPIPKKVKLSHISNATTVSSWVDEFCQGADWNPEEAIFIHF
- a CDS encoding cysteine synthase A, translated to MDVKHGFVGTVGNTPLIRLNSFSEETGCEILAKAEFLNPGGSVKDRAALYIIEDAEKKGLLKPGGTVVEGTAGNTGIGLAHICNAKGYKCLIIIPDTQSQEKIDALTTLGAEVRPVPAVPYKDPNNYVKLSGRIAAELDNAIWANQFDNLANRNSHYETTGPEIWAQTDGKVDGWVAATGTGGTFAGVALYLKEKNPAVKCVVADPLGSGLYSYIKTGEIKMEGNSITEGIGNSRITANMEGAPADDAIQIDDPEALRVVYQLLRKDGLLMGGSTGINVAAAVALAKQLGPGHTIVTILCDSGSRYQSRIFNREWLASKGLSVD
- a CDS encoding CusA/CzcA family heavy metal efflux RND transporter, which translates into the protein MLNSILNQILKTSIVQRWFIVISAILVTLWGVFTITQMPLDVFPEFAPPQVDIQTEATGLAPEEVESQITVPIESAVNGLPGVTTVRSSSKVGLSMVQVVFDQDADIYKARQSVTERLQQVTNQLPEGVHPPEISPLASPLGTILQYAFTVNGQGKTSLMDLRRLVDSTLSNQILSVPGVTQVTVYGGDERQEQVLVDPEKLRSLNVSLTEVTNAAKGANSNAPGGFLIGGGQEMLVRGIGQVKSVTDLQQSVVKVQDGKPILLKDVAQVQTGAVPKRGDASFNGQPAVVMMINKQPDVDTPTVTKAVEAVVKSLQPTFPADVQVKQTFRQANFIDIAIHNVGGSLIEGIIIVSIVMLLFLMNWRTAMITLTAIPLSLLIGVMLLKAFGLGINTMTLGGLVVALGAFVDDSIVYMENCYRGLRTNQLQSQPKHPLKVIFDAFVEVRLAVIFSTVIIIVVFAPIFSLTGVEGRIFAPMGLAYLLSIAASLIVAMTLTPALCAILLANRTLPQENTFASRWAERLYRPLLNLSLRLPQIILGVALAALVAAFAIIPSLGRVFLPEFQEKSMVNSMVLFPGVSLEMTNRAGMAFSNALKDNPLYEWVQVRAGRAPGDADGAGVSMAHVDVELSDRALQNREASIKQLRQEFNKLPGVASNIGGFISHRMDEVLSGVRSAIAVKIFGPDLIELRKIGEQVRDVIQPIAGIVDLQLEPQLPIRQVQIHYDRAAAATYGLNMEQLSEVVETALNGLVVSQVAENQQLIDISISVTEKARNSLDAIRAIPITTPTGKTIQLGEVAKVEYGMGANVVNREDVSRLIVVSANVAERDLGSVVGDIQSQIQQKIKLPNGYFIQYGGQFESEQRATNNLLVFSLLAAIAIAVLMFFSVKSLPATIAIMLNLPLALVGGIVSIVLTGGVISVASLVGFITLFGVAVRNGLLLVDNYNSKFAQGMHPKDVIIKGSLERIDAILMTALTSALGTLPLVLSRGAGNEILQPLAIVVLGGLFTSTALTLLVIPALYAQFGKYLIPKQPANNEISLPLNPDPQYW
- a CDS encoding (2Fe-2S) ferredoxin domain-containing protein; its protein translation is MSNTTQPQFPTINPAAVPKCVRVCQNRTCKKQGAADVLAAFTALPVPGVIVTSSSCLGQCGSGPMVLVLPEMIWYSRVQPSEVPLLVEQHLIGDQRVKQMLYYRFHPQG
- a CDS encoding cobalt transporter, which translates into the protein MKSLGLISSILAASLTICAPTVVFAHAGHGDEFQATGGINRVKVNAQTDQLLGIVVTPIASSAKSGSAVMIPVTALVDANGKQIVFVQYENFYEPVEITTGTTKGELIEVTKGLSVGEKLVTQGSLSLYAESRKTQTADTTPSPAAIATPQTDAEHAKAHTEGTAHSHDTPQASGVSKGVLASVGGGAVLVAGAIAVIVSNRKKKSDFSDKKGDI
- a CDS encoding dynamin family protein; the encoded protein is MSNQVATDQFINDLERVAQVRSQMADCLSKLADTINQAELVGESSSGKLSLERDIEDIAAASKNLKQGVFRLLVLGDMKRGKSTFLNALIGENLLPSDVNPCTAVLTVLRYGPEKKVTIHFNDGKSPQELDFQSFKYKYTIDPAEAKKLEQEKKQAFPDVDHAVVEYPLTLLEKGIEIVDSPGLNDTEARNELSLGYVNNCHAILFVMRASQPCTLGERRYLENYIKGRGLTVFFLVNAWDQVRESLIDPDDTEELNAAENRLRQVFKANLAEYCHVDGQNIYNERVFELSSIQALRKRLKNPQADLQGTGFPEFMGALNTFLTRERAIAELRQVRTLARQTCNHTREAIERRLPLLDKDVDELKERINSVEPEFKKLTNIGDQFQKEIINTRDTQARTISESFRSYVLNLGNTFETDFLRYQPELNLLDLLSSGKREAFNAALQKAFEQYITDKFSAWTLTAEKDINAAFRELSRSAAQYGASYSQVTDKITEKLTGQQVKVHSTGTPEDDTSPGWAKWAIGLLSLSQGNFAGVALAGAGFDWKNILLNYFTVIGIGGIISAVTGIFLGPIGFALLGLGIGVLQADQARKELVKTAKKELVKHLPQVANEQSKTVYDAVKECFDSYEREVTKRINEDITSRKAELDNLLKQKASQEINRESELKRLKNLQEAVIKELQKIEATYSNLLAYYS